Genomic window (Oncorhynchus mykiss isolate Arlee chromosome 28, USDA_OmykA_1.1, whole genome shotgun sequence):
AAATCCATTTGGATCTTTTAGCTTTGTTTAGAAAAATGTGTAATGATGATTTATGAcaggttggtcacagataccttaaaaaataaGTATGggcttcgcatagagttgatcaggctgttgattgtggcctgtggaatgctgtcccactcctcttcaatagctgtacgatgttgctggatattggcgggtaCTGGAACGTGCTGTCCTACACGTTGATACAGAGCAtcctaaacatgctcaatgggtgacatgtctggtgagtatgcaggccatggaagaactgggatattttcaacttccaggaattgtgtacagatccttgtgacatggggctgtgcattatcatgctgaaacatgaggtgatggtggcggatgaaaggcacgacaatgggcctcaggatctagtcacagtatttctgtgcattcaaattgccatcgataaagtgtaattgtgttcattgtctttagcttatgcctgcccatatcataactCCACCTccatcatggggcactctgttcacaacattgacatcagcaaaccgctcgcccacacgacgccatacatgtggtctgcggttgtgaggccgtttggacgTACCAAACTCTCTAAAAtgatggaggtggcttatggttgagaaattaacattacattctctggcaacagcactggtggacattcctgcagtcagtatgccaattgcacgctccctcaaaacttgagacacctgtggcattgtgttgtgtaacaaatctacacattttagagtggccttttattgtccccagcacaaggttctcctgtgtaatgaccatgctgtttaatcagcttcttgataagccACACTTGTCaggggatggattatcttggcaaaggagaaatgctcactactaacaggcatgtaaacaaatttgtacaccACATTTGAGAGTAATAATGTAAGAACCAATGCTGGAGTAGAGAAGCAGGCACGGAGTCAACATTTAAATAAGGAACAGATACAGAACAAGActggaacagcgtcagcacacgggtaacaCAACGACATACAACAATTAATCAtgaagcggggaacagagcttgggaacagacatacagtggggagaacaagtatttgataacctgcaaaatcggcagtgtttcctacttacaaagcatgtagaggtctgtaatttttatcataggtacacttcaactgtgattgagtgtgtggacaggtgtcttttatacaggtaacgagttcaaacaggtgcagttaatacagttaatgagtggagaacaggagggattcttaaagaaaaactaacaggtctgtgagagccggaattcttactggttggtaggtgatcaaatacttatgtcaagtaataaaatgcaaattaattacttaaaaatcatacaatgtgattttctggatttttgttttagattccgtctctcacagtttaagtgtacctatgataaaaatgacagacctctacatgctttgtaagtaggaaaacctgcaaaattggcagtgtatcaaatacttgttctccccactgtatataggtgAGGTAATgacacaggtgattgagtccaggtgagtccaataattgtTGATACGCGTGATGGGGGGaatgcaggtgtgcgtaatgatgatggcaggagagcgtaatgctggggagcctggcacCTTCGAGcgtcagggagggggagagggagcagtTGTGACAGTATCCCACCCTCTAGGGGCACCGCCTGGCGACCCACCTGGGCAAGCCTGACGGGCCAGGTGAAGGCCTGGACAAGCTGGTTGGGGCGTAAAAGCCAGACaaaccagctgaggcatgggagcctgacgacCCGGTTGAGGCATGAAAGCCTGATGATCCCACTGGAACATGGGAGCCTGACAACCCGGTTGAGGCATGACAGCCTGATGATCCCGCTGGAACATGGGAGCctggcgagccggctgaggcataaAACCCTGGTGATCCGGCTGAGGCCTTACATCGGATGGGCGCCTGCAGAGCCAACCGGGACAAGAAAACCCAGAGACAGCTAGGACGTGGAAGCCAGACGAGCTGGCTTAAGCACCCATCGGCGGCGCCCCCCCAGACCCGATGTCACCACCAACCGGAAAGCCAGCACTCCCCGATGCTTCATTTGATGGCTTACGAATTCTGTAAGAACCGATGCTGTAGTAGAGGAGCTGGTACGGTGAGTCAACATTTAAATAAGGAACAGACATTGAACCAGACAGGAACAGCGTTAGCACATGGGTAACACAACGACATGCTACAATTAATCctgaagcggggaacagagcttGGGAACAGACATATATGGGGGAGGTAATgacacaggtgattgagtccaggtgagtccaatagtTGCTGATGCGCGTGatgggggaaggcaggtgtgcgtaatgatggtggcaggagagcgtaatgctggggagcctggcgctttcgagcgccagggagggggagcaggtGTACAAAATAAGccttttgtgagtatggaacatttttgggctcttttatttcagctcatgaaacatgggaacaacccttcacatgttgtgtttatatttttgttcagtctggTGAACCAAGTGcatgtgatgagtaaccttgtcTGGGACATTGGCTTTAGCACAGAAGGCTAACACTGCCAGGAGAACCAGGTCACGCCACCAATATAACCGAGGTTGCCTGTGAGCCAACACAAGTTCTCATGCAAGAATTAACCATCATGCGAGCTTGGTTCCTGTGTTACATTTTGCAATGTGTGTTAGCAAAGTTATATTAGAGAGACTTGATTCAATCAAACCGTGTTCTGTTGTTCATGAAAAAAAATTGTAACATGCATTTGTAAAACCCCTGAGGGTAAATTTGTAAAACCCGAGGGTAACACGTTTGCAATCTTTGGATATTAAATTATGGGCAACAATGAAATATGGAGAAATCATAAAAAAGCTTAGCTACGTATTATTATGTAGGTACACTACAGCTCAAAAGTTTGcagtcatttagaaatgtccttgttttttaaagaaaagcacattttttgtccattaaaataataataaaattgatcagatatacagtgtagacattgttaatgttgtacatGACTACTAAattatttttaatggaatatctacataggcgtacagagacccattatcagcaaccatcccttgtgttccaatggcacgttgtgttagctaatccaagttaatccCAGTCATTCTGTGAAATGATGGCTATTCCAtaagagaaattgccaagaaactgaagatctcatacaacgccgtgtagtactcccttcacagaacgcaaactggctctaaccagattaaaaagaggagtggaaggccccggtgcacaactgagcaagaggacaagtacattagtgtccagtttgagaaacagatgcctcacaagtcctcaactggcagcttcattaaatagtacccgcaaaacaccagtctcaacgtcaacagtgaagaggcgactgcgggatgctggctttctaggcagagttgcaaagaaaaagccatatctcaaacttcccaataaaaataaaagattaaagatgggcaaaagaacacaaaacactggacagagaaagattggaaaaaagtgttatggacagacgaatctaagtttgaggtgttcggatcacaaagaagaacattcgtgagatgtagaaaaaatgaaaagatgctggaggagtgcttgatgccatctgtcaagcatggtggaggcaatgtgatggtctgggggtgctttggtggtggtaaagtgggagatttgcacagggtaaaagggatcttgaagaaggaagggtATAACTCTGTGGacagcgcttaattggagccaatttcctcctacaacaggacaataactcaaggcacagctccaaactatgcaataactatttagggaagaagcagtcagctggtgttctgttttaatggagtggccagcacagtcactggatctcaaccctattgagctgttgtgggagcagcttgaccataTGGTGAtggaagtgcccatcaagccaatcaaacttgtgggaggtgcttcaggaagcatggggtgaaatctcttcagattacctcaacaaattgacaactagaatgccaaaggtctgcaaggctgtaattgctgccaatggAGGATTATTtgatgaaagcaaagtttgaaggactttattatttcaatttttattattttatttataaccttgtcaacatcttgactatatttcctcttcattttgcaactcatttcatgtatgttttcatggaaaacaaggatgtttctaagtgaccccaaacttttgaacggcagtgtaaatccgagacactccactTAGTAAGATATGTCaagtttcatatggtatgtattcatttgtggatgtccatcacacATTTTATATAATATGTTCCCGAATTACAATTACAATTATATTTTTTTCGtattgcaattcgtacaatatctTACGAATTTACAAATAAGTATGACATGTTACGAGtcccaatttgttgtggctaacgttagctaggtgactAGGTCGCTAAAGccaacgttagccacaacaaattggaactCGTAACATGTCATACCAGGCTGCGTCATAACAcctcataaccatgtcataacagctgTCATAGCCTGTCGTAAATAACATTGTAACACTGTTTTCACACAGACGTTTTATTGAATAAAATGTACATGTTAATGTTGTGCCATACAGTATATTGTGATATTTTATAacctggttatgacacctacataagtgtcaaaacccacaaaaacctaccacacaaggcaaaccATTCAATTACACCAAACGTGTATGTTAGATAACATTTCCTGGAATTAGCATTGTAATTGCACACACATTGATATTAGACATACAGTACCTACCCCAATGATCatttgctgatgactgggatgaattcAGAAGCGATCCAAGACACCCTCATTGTGACATATGACTGACATATGAGCATGCACGTAATAGGTCACGGTCATAATCACCAACTGCCAAATGTTGTTTGTTCAGACTGCAGCTAAACTGTCACCTACACTGAACCAAGCAAAACATTCCATTCCTATTATTTCCATTCTCCCCCTCAGGTGTTGTGTCCCCATAAACCAATGGCTCAGTATAACTGTTCCTCTCTGGGTCTGCCTGCCACCACTCCTGACCAGCTTGGTTGGAATGTGTCCTGGGCCCTGGGCAACGTCAGTGCTGATGACATGGAGGACATGTGCCTGAATCGGAGTCAGTACCTGGAGAAGTTTCTAGGCTTCCAGCGGTCGCCTGTTTTCCTGCCGGTTTGCATTACCTTCCTCATCATCTTCGCTGTGGGAGTGTTAGGTAACGTGCTCACCTGCGCCGTCATCGTGCGCTACAAGGTGATGCGGACGCCAACTAATTACTACCTGTTCAGTCTGGCCGTGTCCGACTTACTGGTCCTAGTCCTGGGTATGCCGTTGGAACTCTACGAGATGTGGAGCAACTACCCGTTCCTGTTTGGCGCTGGTGGCTGTTACTTCAAGACCTTCCTGTTTGAGACGGTCTGCTTTGCCTCCATTCTCAATGTAACGGCACTGAGCGTGGAGCGCTACATCGCCGTGTTACACCCGCTGAAAGTCAAGCACGTGGCCACGCACGCCCATGCCAAGCGTGTCATCCTGATGCTGTGGGTCATGTCCATGGTGTGCGCCATGCCAAACACCAGCCTCCACGGTTTGGCCGTGTTGAGGCCTCGATTTGGCCGCCAATTCCCAGAGTCGGCCGTCTGCATGATGGTCAAGCCCATGTGGATGTACAACCTGATTATTCAAGTGACCACGCTGGTCTTCTTCCTGATGCCTATGCTCACCATCACTGTGCTGTACCTGCGCATCGGCCTGCAGCTCAGGATGGAGAAGGGCATGCAGGGGGTCGGGATCGGGCAGGGTTTTGGTCCTGATCGCCACTGCAGGCACCAGCAGAGGGCGCGCCACAGACAAGTCACCAAGATGCTTTGTGAGTTCCTCATCCACTTTCTCTATAGTGCCTGAAGGGTAGAGAGGAGATGTCCAGGAAATTACAGATTACAGACCGATCTCTCTATTGAATAGGGATTTAAAATGATTTGCTGAAGTACAACCGTTCCTAAACATGTCTGTTGTTACTTAACCATTGCTCTTGCTCTCAGAAGATGAGATGTTCTGGAAATGCGTCAAATTATAGACCAATATTTTTTTGAATTGGGACTTAAAATGTGCTAAAGTACAAACCAAAAGATTAGTTTCTAAACATGTTCATTGTCACTTAAACGTTGCTCTTGCTCTCAAAGTCTGCAGATGTCTTGTCTTGTCTGTCCAACTGTCTACGCAGGCGTACTGGTGATTGTTTTTGGCATCTGCTGGGCTCCCTTCCACATTGACCGTCTCATGTGGAGCTTCATAAACTCCTGGACTGGCCACCACCACCTGGTCTTCGAGTACGTCCACGTCGTCTCCGGGGTCTTCTTCTACCTCAGCTCGGCGGTCAACCCCATCCTCTACAACCTCATGTCCACCCGCTTCCGGGAGATGTTCCAGCAGATCACGTGTCGCTCCGGCCTCTGTGGCGGCGACGTGCGCATGCTGAACGCCCGTAGCACCCAAATGACCCTACGTAGTATCGTCTATGAGAAGCCGCAACATAATGGGACCCCAGAGAGAATCACCccagacagagaggagcagaaTGTGTACGTAAACCCCCACGGCCAGCATGTATATGGCAATACAAGCCCTGATTAGATAGAGGGTGATGGGGTGGGGGTACCAAAACAATGTATAAACATTAACTAAGATTGGGTACCACAATGAGAAAATGTGTAGCTGATTGAACGTGTACAGCGAGAGTTTGGATGGAAAGCAACAGAGTTGAAGTTGAAGTTTTGCCCTAGACTTTGGATTTAAAGTGGAATTCTCACTGGGCGATACCAAAATTAACCAGGATGAGGTACCAAAATGTAATTATTAAATCGATCACTGATTGAATGTGTAGCAGGTAGGTATTTATTGGGATGACTCATGTACTGAAGGCAGCTTTGTAGAGTAGGCACTAGTTGGCACAGCcacaaaatcagattttaaacctaaccctaaccaccctactaaccttatgcctaaccct
Coding sequences:
- the nmur1b gene encoding neuromedin-U receptor 1, which encodes MAQYNCSSLGLPATTPDQLGWNVSWALGNVSADDMEDMCLNRSQYLEKFLGFQRSPVFLPVCITFLIIFAVGVLGNVLTCAVIVRYKVMRTPTNYYLFSLAVSDLLVLVLGMPLELYEMWSNYPFLFGAGGCYFKTFLFETVCFASILNVTALSVERYIAVLHPLKVKHVATHAHAKRVILMLWVMSMVCAMPNTSLHGLAVLRPRFGRQFPESAVCMMVKPMWMYNLIIQVTTLVFFLMPMLTITVLYLRIGLQLRMEKGMQGVGIGQGFGPDRHCRHQQRARHRQVTKMLCVLVIVFGICWAPFHIDRLMWSFINSWTGHHHLVFEYVHVVSGVFFYLSSAVNPILYNLMSTRFREMFQQITCRSGLCGGDVRMLNARSTQMTLRSIVYEKPQHNGTPERITPDREEQNVYVNPHGQHVYGNTSPD